The DNA region GGGCATAAGTTTCGCTAATGGTAAGcgttcttcatcatcatctagGGAGAGTgattgtgtgtttatttcaaaGCAATCTGTGTGCTAgaatttaatatttgttttgtacatGTTTTGTCCTGATAATAGTGGTAAAGGATGTCATTAGGTATCATCTGGGGACTCAGAATATTTTCCTCAAATGTCACAGCAATGAGCTCAATGAAGAAACTTTACATTGACATCCTTAGGTCACACTATTAAGAGAATAAACATATTAACCTGCATGCAGTATTCGATGGGAGGGACGTCCCAAACATCTAGAGGGAACAATCCATGACAGGCTATGAAACTTCTCCATGGAAACATCTTCTGTGCCTGCAGAGGAAACATCATGaggcaaatataataaaatagattTCCCCTCATTTTGACATGTAGTATTCATACTTTATACTGATATGATATTATAAACTAACCTGACAGCCTCGAGTCTCTAGAGGTGGAGGCACAGGCAGCGTGAGACTGAACACATTAGTCTGGATACTGTCGCTCATCGGGGGGAGGGCGGTCGCCATGTTGTCACTCACACTCTGGTAAGAAGCAACATCACCAGAGGAGAGGAACACCTCCCTGAAACATGACAGAAAGGGAAAAGTCTGACCATTTAATATTTGTCCTTTATTAGAATAGTAAAGAGAAGACAAGAAATGTGAAGTTGTGTTTCATGGTCTGCGCCTTAACCCCTAAGCCACCAGGGCACCCAAACAGTATTACATTCCATGTAATATCAGGTGTTAAAAACTGACCAAACATCAACCAAcgatttaataataatgttcattACTACTTTGTTACTACCAGGTTTTGTATAAAGTTCAATTGGGAAACTTTAGGTTGCCCTGAGCAAGAAGGAAATGGGATGATATGAAGCTAAATTTGGACtccttttgaattttttttatggcCTGGAAGAGAGACACATCTTTTTGTGAATGATTACTGTGGAAAATCGCAAATCCATTAATGCTCCAAAAGTCCATAAGTAGCACAGCCAAAGGGAGACAGTTGACATGCTAgcataacaaaacaaaccacCAACAAGAAAGCAAAATATGAAAATGGATCAGCAATTGCAGAAGTctctcttagtcgattagtcaactaatcagtcgttttggtttTAGTCACCTAAGATTTTTTTagttaattaatcattttttatgcttttttcatgctgaatgacttatttccaagaaacttacgagcacatctctggtaaacacaaaatttaaagtggtgcttttgtgtgattctttgtggagaaactcagtttaacagatctgtcgattaaatcaactaatctatTTCTCgtcaaaatcgtatgagtgtcagtcgactaagaatttctttggtcgaggacagccctattcaCAAGTGcttttaaataatgtgtgaTAGAAAGTCAgtgagggcagagagagagatgaaacatGGCTCAACTCCATGATGAAGTGTGTATACTCCTCACTGACCTGATGAGGTGTCTCACAGCGGTGTCAAACTGCAGGAGGACGACCTGCCTGCGCAGCTGCAGCAGACGGCCGACCGACTCTGGGCTGCTGGGATCAGACAGACGGTCGACCTGACGCTGGATCTCCAGCAGCTCTGCTCCTGTACAACACAAAGGGTCCCAGTATTaagaatatgcaaaaaaatgtttactaTTAGTACTAATATTTACAAATGGGCAGATGTGATGCTTTGTTTACAAGATCCACCTACCGATGCCTTCAGCGCCGCCCCAGTCAGCTGCAAGTGAACCCGGTGCTTCCTGTCCTCTTCTGCAGTTACCAGAGTTTTCTGTGTTTCCCAATCTGGAGAAACTAACCAGGTAATAAATGATGTCATGAAGAGCTGAAACTATCTGCAGAGTGTGATGGAGAGCTGCGACACACACCTGTTAAATTCAGAGCAAATTATtgagaagaaaataaaagacatttgtgtGGTTTATAACATGTGACCCAGGAGGACAAAAGCAAGCACTAAAAtactacaaacaaacacatctcTGCATTCAAACTTATTCATGGTCTTGAGAAAAgcgtgaaagtgaaagcagctAAATTCATCATGTGTTGTGCTGCTGTATTAATAGTCTCAACTATGAGTTTAAGCATCTCACCGAAACATTTTTGAACACGTGAAGCACTTCAGAGAAGTGGGGGATGTACCACAAGTTGAGGAGAGTTTTACCGTCTGCAGACAACAACTGCTGGGGCCGACACTGAAAGGTCCTATTTGGAGAGAAAGGTGTGATAAGTCTCTCAGAAACCTtgaaaacataaatgtattgTTAGTGTACGTAAACAGAAAGACGTACACAGTTATTCTTCTATTTTGTAAATCAATGATACATAAAATTCAAGCTGGTTGTACCTGGGGTCGGGGCAAAGGTTAACTCCTGAATCCAAAATGACTTTAGGCTCGTTTGCTTTTCCAATCATGAAGTGGGACTGACGGATGGAGGGGATGTCGTCCAAAAGGAAGGTTAGACTGTGGTAATATGCCACAATCTGTGCTCTCACACAATACTGAGATATCTGTGTGCTGAATCtgaggagaaacacacagatttACCTCCAACATGCTCTTATCTAGAGTGACTTATAGAGAAAAACCTGTCCTGTCTTGTATCTAAAGGAATGATTTTCATGGACATACTTCTTGAGAAAGTCGATTATGAGGCTCCTTTTGATCTTTGCTGCTTCCTCCTGCGGTGTGAGAGAAATTAATTTTACTTCACGGGCAGCCAATCACTTATCATCCTGCTCAGTGACTGTGTGCAACTCACTGCGGTTTTTATAAGACCCCCCACGGCCTGTTTCTTCTTCACAAATGAATTCAGCATCTCGTCACGCAGACCCACTTTTTCCAGCTGGATGGACACGAAAGCTTCCATCAGCCTGGAGTAACAAACAAGACTGTTTATTAAAGAGCCAGCACTAAAGCGCTGTTAATCGTCGCCAGATTAATTTGTTCTTCAAGTGGGGACAATTACCTCTCCTTGTCAGTGGTGGGAGTTCTTGCTGAGCCTTTGGAGGGTGGAGAGTTTGATTTTTCCTGCAGGTTGTTGGTGTTGCTTCCAGGTTTGGAGTCCAATTTCACATCTTTATCAGAATGATGAGCGATTTCACTCTGAGAATAAATtggaaaacaaactaaaatatttgaacagcagtttatttatgtgtgaacaataccagtggtggaaggagtattcagatcctttacttaagtaaaagtagcaatacataaatgtaaaaatactccattacaaggaAAAGTCAGTTTGGTATAAAGTCcattggttcccaacctaggggtcaGGCCCCCTCACAGGGTCACAAGATGAATCTGAGGGGTCCTGTGATGATTAATGTTGACAGGAAAGAATATAAAAAACGAGGGTTATGCTCCcggtttggagaagcagacaggagtaccggcacggaagctgCCCTTCAATCTTAATCTGAAGAGTAACtgtctgtcagataaatgtagtggagtaaaaagtacaatattcccctctgaaatgtagtgaattagaagtacttgtacttaggtaaatgtacttagttatttCCCATCACTGAACAAATACAAACCTGAGCTGAAGACGTCACACTCTCTGCCCAGTGACAAAGACAAACCAGCTTCACAGCACTTATCAAAGCGTTCTTCTGTGTAACCTGACAAGCCAGAGTCACCTCAAGGTTTTCTATGCTCCGTTTGTTCATAAGCTGTGAAGAGATAAGAAAAGGAATACATTCGGTCAATAATAGCTTGATTTCTTCATTGGCTAATAAACTCCATCATTTGATCTGAACTTACATGAATAACTGCCTCCTCTGAGCTGAAGCTAAACCTCCCGGTCTGGTTCTCGTCCAGTTCCTGGATGCTCAGAGGCAGGTGGGACGGGGTGAACCTGCAGCAGACAGCGCACTTTAATTCCCTTTCAAACATACTTCACTGCTCTTGTAGAAAAGCAGAAATAATTGAGCACATGTGGAGAGGCAGGGCATGCATGTCCGCCTGCAAGACACATCCTAACATCTGCTTCATATTAGTAAAGAACACGTTGCAGGTACAGCTTCTGGATGATCAGCCACAGTGTAGTTATTTACCTGTCTACAGAGCTGTCATCTTCCAATATCGCTGTGATAAAAACAGGCCTCTGCTCGGCTTTGTCTTTCTGCTCAGCGACCTCAAACTGAACCGGCCTCAGATAAAGATGGAACTCATCGAAGCCGAGCTCTGACGCCACGTTTCTGTACAACCTGTGAAGAATTACTGAATGTTACAGTCTGACGTGACACTGAACtggactagagctgcaacgatgaatcgattagttgtcggtttgagtaatttttttaagaaaagaaattctctgtttccagcttcttaaatgtgaatatttatggtttctttactcctctatgatatGATATTTTATCTGATTGTTATAGAAAGTTATGATTCTATAATCGTATTTCTGTCAAATTCTGATTTGTGGTTTATTTTGTGCTCTCTGTTGTTGCTCGTCTGTATCTCAGTATTATTGATGCCTCTCTTGGCAGCGAGATAAGATTTTTATTCAGAATTTTATACTgagaatgtaaaaacaaatgcgCGTATCACTTTGAAAGTCCCCTTTTCCCCTGGTGTAAGTGTGTTATCTTAACTGTGCCAGATGTGCGGTCTCTGAGGCTGACTCCAGCAAACGATGGCGGATGGTGACGAGCTCCAGCAGCTTGGAGAAAGTTTCCACAGCATACAACTGTTTCTCTCTTCCCTGCGTCATGTCCTTCATCTCCGCAGATCTTACTAACGACAGCCCAACCTTCTGGACCAAAATCGGGTCCtcaaaaaacacatctgagaacAACTGACAGAGGAGAAAAGTAAGTTATTTGCTTCATTATTGTTTGTAAATTTATTTAAATAGATTCTCAATAAAAAGAAGAACCTACATCCTTCTGTATCTGAGAGCTGTAGGAGGCTCCGGGTGAAGCCAGGTGGTTCCAGCTCTGCAGGGCCTGCTGCAGGAGCTTCTGTCGCAGCACGAGCGTCTCAGTGATGCTCGTGGCTCGGTGCAGCTGACAGAGCTCTGAGTGAGCCTGAACTAAGCTGTGATAGACTGCAGAagccagacagagagacggatgAACCTCCAGGAGGAATGTGTTCATCAGTGCAGGGCTGCAAACACAAGACGGGAAACATGGAGGTATTAAGACAACAAAATATAGATAAAGAAAGATACCAAATACATTTAGACTTCTGTATCTACTTGCCTGCTGCCTCCAAGTGAGACCAGATGTTTGGGAATGTATTTTGGTGGAAGGCCAAAGTCATGAACGGAGCCTTTGCGGTCGTCCCTCCAGATGCGTTGGAGGTACTGCCGCTGTTTTTCAATCTGATGAGACGAACAACACAATCTGTCATAACATGCAAGCTAAAGATGACACCAGTAGGCAAGACAAAACTTAATAAGGTGTATTAGTATCAAAGAAGAAATTTACACATTGAGAttggtttgaaaaatgtccatcacaacttCCCAGAGTCCAAAATGAAATCTTTAAATTGCTTGTATTGTTTGACTAACAGTTCAAAACCAAACAAGATTTCATTGACGATAATGTATGACGAAGATATGTGCAAATCAgaatatttgagaagctggaaccagcaaatatttgacTGAAgctattaattgattatcaaaatagttgctgattaaatTTCGTTCAATTTACTAACTGTTGCATTTCTAATTCAATACGTTTGTATTCTGCATATTCACATATTAACATAATCCTTTACAGACTTTGCGTTTTCACCTGAGTGTCCAAAATGTCTCTGATTAGCTGCTGGTGGCTTCGCAGGCAGCTGATCTCAGCTCTGTAGGTCTGAACAAAGTAATCCTGGTTCAGGTCCAGTTGTGGTCTACTGTGCATGATATCAGTAATGACTTCAGCCAATGCAAACCTCTCCTCAGTCCCTGCTGCGTGCTGGTAGGCCTCGAAGTAACAGTTCAAGAGCTGGAGAACGAGGACAAACCAAAACAGCTTGTTGATCTATGAACCTGACTCATAAAAATGAGAAATTTAACAGACAAATACATATTTCCAGTTGagaaatatgaagaaaaacatcaaaactCATTCATTAAAATTATTTCATCTCAAAATTGGTCCTATAAAATTCAATCAAATGTACTAAAAGTGCTTTAAAAGGTGTagaaatactgtacattcagtGACTGATCATACGAAGCAACTAAGTAAATGAGAAGACAGCCAACAAAGAGATGTGAAAAGCCAATGAACACGTCCATAGTCTTGATCTTAATCACTGTACCTGAACTTTGCTCTCCAAAAACTCTGTCTCACATGTCCACAAGTCGAGCAGCACTGCAACACGATCCACATCTGTCCCGGCCCGGGTGTGGATGTCTGCTGTCGAGGTGGCGGCTCTCTCATCATTTCCCATTTTCTTAATCGTGTCTCTCTGGATGAAGCGTGAGCCGACTAGAAGAAGCtcgtcctccagctcctccaggtcCTTCAGAGCAGCGTCGTACACAATGTAAAACCCCTTCTGGTCTTGAGTGTGGACAAACCGCTCCTCTGCGCTGTAGAAATCATGAAGGTTCTCCACCTCTGCAAACTCCATGAACTCTGAGCAATGGACCTGTGATAAGAAGaagtcacatactgtatacatgcaAACAGGAAAGATCATAAACAGATGACCATTTCTGCACTTTTTAGAGAAGCTTTGGAGGTTGAAACTAAGAAGCTGGAAACTGTTAAATTGTATTGCTGTTTCCATAAATGCATAGTAGATAGATTTACCAGTCAAACACGTTTTCAGTTATCAGCTGCTGTATACTTTCACATGTTCTTACCTTACAGTCAACAGGAGTGTTGTGGCTGTACTGGTGCGAGCCGAGACCTCCtgcctcccctcttcctcctctggctGCGTTCATCCAGCCTGTTTCCTCCGCTGTGCTGCACAGCTCTCCTTCCTCCAGCTGCAGACCTgccaggtcaaaggtcaaagtccTCTCCACGGAGCGCAGGTAGTTCAACAACCCAAGAGAGATACGCTGTGGACGGGGGAAGTTAAGATAAACGTACCtataacatccagtaacatctAAGCTACATCATAACGTGATGCCGTTTGCCTCACCTGGAGCTGTCTGAGTTTGAGATGACGCAGGTGAATCAGAGACAGGTAAGCTCCTCTGGTTACGATGGGATCTGAGGTTGCTTCCTCTAAACTATCATCCAGACCCAGGAGCTGCAGGCTGTCCTCGAAGGAGCAGCTGTGTTTTAAAAGGGGGAACAAAGGCACAAGAAATCTGAATATTCCTGTGATTTTTGCATCCAAGGTGAGTGAAAAGTAGCTGATGTCAGGACTTTCATGAATTTATCAAGAGGTCAAATAAAGACCTAGAAACTAACCCAAAACAATTAGAAAGATAGAATGATGAGCTTCAcatttttttagtatttttagtgattaaaaacaataaattaattatcAAACAAACTCATAACGTAGCAATGTTCTCTGCTCAAGTAATACACACCTTTCAATTGTTGCGCTTGAGGTTTGACTCTTTAAACTCTGCTTATCGTAGCTTACTCTGCCTCTAGATCTGGTCGACTGATCATGTGTTtcctaaaaagaaaaatgttgcttttaaaaatttttaatttaaataaaaaaaattaaaatgtcttC from Sebastes umbrosus isolate fSebUmb1 chromosome 16, fSebUmb1.pri, whole genome shotgun sequence includes:
- the si:ch73-242m19.1 gene encoding coiled-coil domain-containing protein 162; translated protein: MNAARGGRGEAGGLGSHQYSHNTPVDCKVHCSEFMEFAEVENLHDFYSAEERFVHTQDQKGFYIVYDAALKDLEELEDELLLVGSRFIQRDTIKKMGNDERAATSTADIHTRAGTDVDRVAVLLDLWTCETEFLESKVQLLNCYFEAYQHAAGTEERFALAEVITDIMHSRPQLDLNQDYFVQTYRAEISCLRSHQQLIRDILDTQIEKQRQYLQRIWRDDRKGSVHDFGLPPKYIPKHLVSLGGSSPALMNTFLLEVHPSLCLASAVYHSLVQAHSELCQLHRATSITETLVLRQKLLQQALQSWNHLASPGASYSSQIQKDLFSDVFFEDPILVQKVGLSLVRSAEMKDMTQGREKQLYAVETFSKLLELVTIRHRLLESASETAHLAQLYRNVASELGFDEFHLYLRPVQFEVAEQKDKAEQRPVFITAILEDDSSVDRFTPSHLPLSIQELDENQTGRFSFSSEEAVIHLMNKRSIENLEVTLACQVTQKNALISAVKLVCLCHWAESVTSSAQSEIAHHSDKDVKLDSKPGSNTNNLQEKSNSPPSKGSARTPTTDKERLMEAFVSIQLEKVGLRDEMLNSFVKKKQAVGGLIKTAEEAAKIKRSLIIDFLKKFSTQISQYCVRAQIVAYYHSLTFLLDDIPSIRQSHFMIGKANEPKVILDSGVNLCPDPRTFQCRPQQLLSADGKTLLNLWYIPHFSEVLHVFKNVSVCVAALHHTLQIVSALHDIIYYLVSFSRLGNTENSGNCRRGQEAPGSLAADWGGAEGIGAELLEIQRQVDRLSDPSSPESVGRLLQLRRQVVLLQFDTAVRHLIREVFLSSGDVASYQSVSDNMATALPPMSDSIQTNVFSLTLPVPPPLETRGCQAQKMFPWRSFIACHGLFPLDVWDVPPIEYCMQLCLSGLSDRSRLQANAAILGVSLLIEDVLNGGREAEPVCLHGNKDDLLHDGEPDEKAVEETKKTCVTVPLQDPVRVQSVLKGFLLLTKQLQVFKESWARRRFGAETFRTPSLYQQFVKLYRAEIFYPSMRALAQQMGKERDYEVLISGSQSLLPPPGASEVDVKAWQLHKLLESTECDMIRAVQRKINRELTLVVSERTRQDTGLPTELWKKAPLKYSLSPERPQIVETFIQQLMEGAEEANGQLTVSQDHLQQCLTHLGCSLTERERRSFLLYSQFYEQILQQQTQLLYQREQDLKNLEDSQTSNSHKEVDVVCRGMMLEMSALQARVAHLEEEKRTVEEQLGLKFKERYDPLVRHLFSTCIQLKAQLDEYHHQMEQDVSEMVSRIRQEGVDRIIKLKKKYGCTKDNDGLPQLKKEDVHELSLENSRLTALLCKQKALSCWRQAVDQEKLHRQLLQTQQREVSCRSEALRVKMTSEEEVVILQEELQVVRTVLIRCQAECSSTKKLLSRKTEELQVVRHQSAREARSRQELDSYRVQSLEQMRADMEDRETQLRGLSEQLDRGSRMNQLHRQRSAKEIRQVRGQLQQELGLKQEAFQRVDILQDQVNDMEAAFSRCTSTTGLRRASQQQQSALQLSSLTNYTTLQDFVTEPRHQRAETARSRSYTRMDRRKADPSRLHVRTAETSLPDL